In Actinomycetota bacterium, the following are encoded in one genomic region:
- a CDS encoding ATP-binding cassette domain-containing protein: MSAPGPLLAVEGLVRRFGGVAALDGASFSVGAGERVALVGPNGAGKTTVLNCISGDERPDAGRVVLAGRDLAGLGPAPRVALGVSRSLQGLGLVEGLDVTANLLLGRHHLMRSGLVAGALRLRSARAEESTHRERCQQVARTLGLEPRAPVRSLDAGARKRLELGRVLAGDAVLLLLDEPFAGAGPGDVELMVAAIEAATGPGRAAAVVVDHALGTVSALADRLVTLDGGRTGLQGSELAR; the protein is encoded by the coding sequence GTGAGCGCGCCTGGGCCGTTGCTGGCCGTCGAGGGGCTGGTGCGGCGGTTCGGGGGGGTGGCCGCTCTCGACGGGGCCAGCTTCTCGGTGGGGGCGGGTGAGCGGGTCGCCCTGGTGGGGCCCAACGGGGCCGGCAAGACCACCGTGCTCAACTGCATCAGCGGCGACGAGCGTCCCGACGCCGGCCGGGTGGTGCTGGCCGGGCGGGACCTGGCCGGGCTGGGGCCGGCCCCGCGGGTTGCCCTCGGGGTGTCGCGCTCCCTCCAGGGCCTGGGCCTGGTCGAGGGCCTGGACGTGACCGCCAACCTCCTGCTCGGGCGCCACCACCTCATGAGGTCGGGGCTGGTGGCCGGCGCCCTGCGCCTGCGCAGTGCCCGGGCCGAGGAGTCAACCCACCGGGAACGTTGCCAGCAGGTGGCCCGGACGCTCGGTCTCGAACCGCGGGCCCCCGTCCGGTCCCTCGATGCCGGGGCGCGCAAGCGGCTGGAGCTGGGCCGGGTGCTGGCCGGCGACGCCGTGCTGTTGCTGCTGGACGAGCCCTTCGCCGGGGCCGGGCCGGGCGACGTCGAGCTGATGGTGGCTGCCATCGAGGCGGCCACCGGCCCGGGACGGGCAGCCGCGGTGGTCGTCGACCACGCCTTGGGCACCGTCTCGGCCCTGGCCGACCGGTTGGTGACCCTCGACGGGGGCCGGACCGGACTGCAGGGCAGCGAGTTGGCCCGGTGA
- a CDS encoding ATP-binding cassette domain-containing protein → MAPARLRVAGLRVVYRSAVALEGLDLALGAGQVLTVTGPNGAGKSSLLRAVSGLLGLAGGRVVGGSAEVDGVAIDPDDPAAAVRRGVGHALEGRRVFRDLSVGDNLAAGGFVLTAGRAAQRVGWALDRFPALAARCSTPAGHLSGGEQQLLVIARAMVAEPRLLLLDEPTVGLADASVELVAAAVAEVAAAGGAVVVAEQELRLMPSSDVVRLDRGRRAGVPAPAPAPA, encoded by the coding sequence GTGGCCCCGGCGCGGCTGCGAGTGGCCGGCCTGCGGGTGGTCTACCGGTCGGCCGTGGCTCTCGAAGGGCTCGATCTCGCTCTCGGGGCCGGCCAGGTGCTGACCGTGACTGGTCCCAACGGGGCCGGCAAGTCCTCGCTGCTGCGGGCCGTGTCCGGGCTGCTGGGCTTGGCCGGCGGCCGGGTGGTGGGTGGCTCGGCCGAGGTGGACGGCGTTGCCATCGACCCCGACGACCCGGCGGCGGCCGTCAGGCGGGGTGTCGGCCACGCCCTGGAGGGACGGCGGGTGTTCCGCGACCTGTCGGTGGGGGACAACCTGGCGGCCGGGGGGTTCGTGCTGACCGCGGGCCGGGCGGCCCAGCGGGTGGGCTGGGCGTTGGACCGGTTCCCGGCCCTGGCCGCCCGGTGTTCGACTCCCGCCGGACACCTCTCGGGCGGCGAGCAGCAGCTCCTGGTCATCGCCCGGGCCATGGTGGCCGAGCCCCGCCTGCTCCTTCTCGACGAACCCACCGTCGGCCTGGCCGACGCCTCGGTGGAGCTGGTGGCCGCGGCCGTCGCCGAGGTGGCGGCCGCCGGGGGCGCGGTGGTGGTGGCCGAACAGGAGCTCCGCCTGATGCCGTCCTCGGACGTGGTGCGTCTCGACCGGGGCCGCCGGGCCGGGGTCCCGGCCCCGGCCCCGGCCCCGGCATGA